In a genomic window of Callithrix jacchus isolate 240 chromosome 22, calJac240_pri, whole genome shotgun sequence:
- the TNFSF9 gene encoding tumor necrosis factor ligand superfamily member 9, which produces MGHSPGAALDPEAPWPPAPRTRSCRPLLWVLVAGLLLLAAVCAVCVARPWAVSGAHASPSSVPSPRLRDSPELSPGDPARLPDQRQGMFAQLVAQNVLLTDGPLSWYSDPGLAGVSLARGLSYEEDTKELVVGTAGVYYVFLQLELQRVVAGQGSGSVSLALHLKPQRPAPGATALALTVDLPPTSSEPRNSAFGFRSCLLHLGAGQRLGVRLHTDAGTHHAWQLTQGATVLGLFRVTPEVPAGPPALRSK; this is translated from the exons ATGGGACACTCCCCTGGTGCCGCGCTGGATCCCGAGGCTCCGTGGCCTCCGGCGCCCCGCACCCGCTCCTGCCGCCCGCTGCTTTGGGTCCTGGTCGCCGGGCTGCTGCTGCTCGCGGCCGTCTGCGCCGTCTGCGTCGCCCGCCCCTGGGCCGTCTCCGGGGCTCACGCCTCACCCAGCTCCGTACCCAGCCCGAGACTCCGCGACAGCCCCGAGCTTTCGCCAGGTGACCCCGCCCGCCTCCCGGACCAGCGGCAG GGCATGTTTGCACAGCTGGTGGCCCAAAATG TTCTGCTGACCGACGGGCCCCTGAGCTGGTACAGCGACCCAGGCCTGGCAGGCGTGTCCCTGGCGCGGGGCCTGAGCTACGAGGAGGACACGAAGGAGCTGGTGGTCGGCACGGCTGGCGTCTACTACGTCTTCCTGCAACTAGAGCTGCAGCGTGTGGTGGCCGGCCAGGGCTCAGGCTCCGTCTCACTCGCGCTGCACCTGAAGCCGCAGCGCCCTGCTCCTGGGGCCACCGCCCTGGCTTTGACCGTGGACCTGCCACCCACCTCCTCCGAGCCTCGGAACTCGGCCTTCGGTTTCCGGAGCTGCCTGCTGCACCTGGGTGCCGGCCAGCGCCTGGGCGTCCGCCTGCACACTGACGCCGGCACACATCATGCCTGGCAGCTTACGCAGGGTGCCACTGTCTTGGGACTCTTCCGGGTGACCCCCGAAGTCCCAGCCGGACCGCCCGCACTGAGGTCCAAATAA